The [Eubacterium] eligens ATCC 27750 genome segment AATAAGAAAATATCTATAGAACTGAAAGAAGGGATTTTTATGGCCGTTACCAATAATATCAGAGAAATCCGGGAGCAGCGTGGCATTTACCAGAACGACCTTGCCGCTGCTATCGGATACAGCACCAAAACTGTCGACAGGATAGAGCGTGGGGACAGTACCCCATCTGCCGAATTTATGCTGCAGATATCAAAGTACTTTAATATGCTGGTGGAAGATGTATTCCATGTGGAAGATTGAGTCGGAGCAGCAATTTTTTTGATTCTCCTCGTATGCCTTGTAATTCTTTTTGCGTGTTTCTGCTACTCTCATTCTGACACAGATAGAAGATGCCATATCCAAGAAGCCCCGCCACAGAAAAAACAAATATCACCGCTAATAAAAGTTGCAGAGTCAGGCATTTCCATTTCCATTCCCATACACGCCTTCTGCTTTGATTCCGTCTGTGTCTTTTCTTTCGCCTCTTCCGCAGCGTACACTCCCTGTTGTGTTTTCTTTGAAGAAAAGACGGACATACATGCCCGCCTTCTCCATGGTTATTTTCTCGTTTTATTTTTTAACTATCGTTTCTATGAATTCAAATTTTCTCTGCGTTTCTTTACGGTAATAATCAATCCCGTTCCGGAAAGAATTGATAGTATAAACAGCCATACACTCGGTGTGTTGTCTCCGGTTTTAGGTGCAGTCACATCCTTCTTATCAGTTCCACTCGATGGCTTGTCATCAGAGGAATTGCTATTGTTATTACTGTTATCAGAGATATTTGCTTTGGTGGTAAATGTGGTGCTTGCAGAACCATCCGTCCAAAGGATTTCAACTGTATGGTTTCCTGCCGAAAGTGTATTCAGGTAGGAAGCTTTCAGTGTGATAATGGTAGAGCCTTCCTTTGCAGTGTAGTTGCTCTTGTCTATCAAATTTCCGTCCACCTTAACTCCGGTAAACTTGGAGAAGTCTCCGTTACCCCGGATGGTGATATTACCATCACTGTCATGCGTCCAACTACTGTTTGCTCCATCAATAATCTGATAGGTGTTATTCGGTGTGTCAGGATTATCGGAACCGCCCGCATCCTGTACGGTCAATGTTGCAGAATTACTCTCTACGTTTCCTGCGCTGTTTGAAACAACACACTTATACTTAAATCCGTTGCAGCTTATATTGACTGTGGATGTGGTATAGCTCGTTGCCGTTGCACCGTCAATGTTTACCCATCCTTTCCCATCATTTCTGTATATCTGCCACTGATAGGTAAGATCTGTACCGCTTGCTGCTATGGTAAAGGACGCAGTCTCACCTACCTTCACTGTCGCATTTCCAGGCTGTGTGGTTATGCTTGGTGCAATCACATCCGGCACATCCGGTGTCTGGCTTTCCTGTTTAAAGGTAACTTCTATGGTGTGATCAGTATTCACATCACTAAAGGTGTAGCTTGTGGTTGCTGTCACTTCCGAACCATCCACCTTTACGTCCGCAATATAATATCCTTCGTTCGCCTTGATTGTATATGTAAGCTGACCTGCGGCAGATACCGTTGTCGTGCCACCGGGAGAGATTGTTCCACCGATACCTGCCGTTGCGGTAATCTTGTAGCTTGCTGTACCGCTCGGAGGCGTTATCGGCGCTGTATCC includes the following:
- a CDS encoding helix-turn-helix transcriptional regulator, yielding MAVTNNIREIREQRGIYQNDLAAAIGYSTKTVDRIERGDSTPSAEFMLQISKYFNMLVEDVFHVED